The window atttatatgattaagttgtcgattacataatataatgttacattaactaaatattaatagcaggcacaaggtgcggcagcaGTGATGCGAtacagccacgaggagccggtgagggagattgcgcatggcatgctcgtcggctcgcagttccaacacttcataccggaagtcgctgcagaATCCTCACCGACTACCGCCCATATGGACGTCTtatctcctgcttatgactatcatttggaggagatggaccattcataccccgttgacgttgcggggacctcgcaggctgggccatcacagccatcacagtaccagtcccctccactgccagagcgacacccgaacgcctcttactatcgtaggaggcgtaggaaaccaactcagttggatagggtagatgagggtcgtgagcgttaacgtttaacttttgtgtattatatatatatatatatatatatatatatatatatatatatatatatatatatatatatatatatatatatatatatatatatatatatatatatatatatgtatatatagttgtatatttcaaacatttatatatattttgttgaatatatatatatatatatatatatatatatatatatatatatatatatatatatatatatattttatatatatatatatatatatatatatatatatatatatatatatatatatatgtttaattactttatcatagcctccaagctttcacttacgaatgatcggagttttaGCGATGAATCATAccgcctgaaacatacattgacttgtaattacttattctaatgtctctaatgcaaatacaataaatcacaactcaaaaattaacaaaaaaaaaatattacatagctattcgcagttagtaactgcgaacagccaaacaggacaaaatagttgttcacagttactaactgcgaaaagttattttgtcctatttggctgttcacagttagtaagtgcgaacagctccaaaccacaGGTTTTGGATTTTcatgcttatttttggaataattttgaaacttagattatttggttcattttttttttattttttcacttattgATTTCACATTTTCTGTTTTGGTGCTACTAAACTTACGTCCAAGACCAAGACGCCCATTTTGGGCAATTTTCTTTtcgtaaatatattttaaattatttttaaaactattttttattaatatatgcaTGATAGctttgaaaatttaaatgatGATATAAATTATTCAACTAGATTTATTATAGATAGGCAATTCGAATTAATAGATAAATTACATGCTTGGGCAAATGAGATAATTATTAAAATCGTTTTCATTTTACTCATGCGTCGTATAAGCAAAATTAGAGTTTTTCCactattagtttatatatattgtCATCGTTAAGTTAGGTTAAAAAGTCAATTGCATGATTTAGATAACGCTCTACATTTAGCTTtatgataataaaatattttcgaAAACTAGGAAAAAAAACATGGCTGGGTGAGAATTTGTCTTGGTGAAGAATTAAACACAAATAGGGATGGAAAAACGAGCACTAGATACAATTTGTCATTCTCCATACTTATACTCACCTAAAATTTCATATCCACTACTTACCACCTATAATTTTATATACACCACTTACCCATCACCAATGACAGGTAGAATTTTAAAACCTACACCTATCCTTTTCGGTATGTATACAAAATCATCCCCACCCATTTTAACCAACTAGGTATACCTATCATTGGTGTACACACCTTATGTCCGCCTCACATTTACTTAGTCTACATTATATACTCCAAAAATCACtacaaatttaatcaaaaaactaattttgtttaaactatactatgtaataaaataaaaatattattattattattattattgttgttattattaatttttgtctatagtataaaaaatatacaaaattgatATAGTGGTACATTATAGATTTGGAATAGGTAGGTATGAAGTGAGGCGAGTGTGTATTGGGTGAGGCGGGTAGATATAGAGTTGTTAAACCAACTTTTTAAATTAATCACGGTCACAGAGGGGCTTTGAATACCAACTATAACGCCCCACCACATCTCTTCCAAATTAGATGATAGTGCTAATAAGtgtaattcaaaaataatttaaattagtcACTTTTAAATTAGTCATGGTCACAGACTCGACTTTCTCCTCTTTCCATTTGAAGCCGATTGAGTCGAGTCGGCTTTTACCGCACTGAAAAATTGCAACATACTTCGAACAATTGCCATTTCTTTCTGGGTTGTCTAAATCGAGCATATAATAATaccattggaaagatcttgaagtctagtttccgACACCACAAACTTTGCATTAATATGATCTTCTTATGAACAGTTGTGATtaaaagagtgaacatgtagCAAATTTCACTTCAAAACTTTTGCATAATGAACACTTTTCTACTCTTTTGCTCGTCTTTtttgtaaaacatcttcaacCAAGCTAAAATAAAATCGCCTTAGAAAATTCCGTCATCTTTAAAAcaataagaattatgcttaagcAATCAAAATCGTTCAAAATTAACATGAATAATCAAAATGAGTAAtatagcataaatcttcaagaTGAGCACGAAATGACTAACAACGATTTttattaaggagtataaaatgatataaataagtgcaaataattgcacttatcatgacacttgtaaaaacattttagaaaaataaaattttacatgataatttaaaatttttgacttttctacGTGGTAGacaaagattttttttaattcgcatGATGACCTTGAACTTTCAACATTTTCAAGTGGTAGATAAAAGATTaagttcattcttaaattaaGTAATCATTTCGAACAAAATTTCAATAACGTGCCCCAAAAGGTTAATCTTGaagtatttattaaaaaaaagtcgTTATACTAGGTAATAGTGTTAGAAGTTTAAGGTCATCACACGAATTAAAAAAACGTTTGTGATTTTTCTACtacgtgaaaaagtaaaaaacttATTATCACatgaaaatttccaaaattaaattagaaaataaaattaaaaaatcgatataatttttatatatttttacgtAAGAATATGATTTAATgatacatttcaaattttatgtttatattaagtAATAAATTTGTCCTATACTTTATATGTGGCCTGTAAAAGGCCTATCTAAGACTTAAATATAGGGATGATCAGCGGGTAAAATTTTACAGGTTTTGTATTGCATTTGCCCCATTTGGTTTGGATATGTGTATGGGGTTGTTCATCAGTCCAAACCCGGACCGGACCGGTCGGAACCCGTTGGACTGGAAGACcagaattttaaatattttaagacCGGAGATCGACCAGAATTagcaaaattattataaaattaaaatatttgagttaaaacattattttgtgttagaaataaaaaatataaagccccttaaataagtatatacataaaaatgataaatattattCCTCTTTAAATATATATCCAGTCTAACCCAGATTTTTTCGGTTTAGATCGGATCAGaaacccaaaatgaaaaataagtaaGACTCGAAGCCGGTCCGGTCCGGTTTAGATCTGGACCGCCGATCGATCTCATTTTGCACACCCCTATATGTGTATGATTTTGGTGGATAGTGGGTGGGTATAAGTATGAAAAGTTCTACGGGATATGAGGCATGTATACCCATCATAGTTATATGTTGGTCATGGTGAATACTGGATAGACATGTTTTGTGGATAGAAATGAATGGTTTTGTGGATAGAAATGAATGGAACGGGCATATTACTATTTACATCCATCGGTCAATTTTACCATCACACTCTAATCATGACTCTAAACTTTTAACCACTTAATACATTTACTTCACCTATGTTGTTCTTACGCCTTCCAAACTCATTCTTTCTCCTTACCAAACACTCCATCACTTCTCCACCGACCCGAGTTTTTTCTACAACCCAAAACCACGCCATGTCAACAACCACCGAAAAAATAACCCCATCAACCACTCGAGTCGGCTGGATCGGAACCGGGATTATGGGCCGATCCATGTGCGCCCACATCCTCAAAGCCGGCTACAAACTCACTGTCTTCAATCGAACCATCTCTAAAGCCCAATCCCTAATCGACCAAGGAGCCCACCTTGCTAACTCCCCTGCCGAAGTCGCTTCCCAATCCGACGTCGTTTTCACCATCGTCGGGTTCCCATCTGATGTTAAGTCCGTCACCGACGGTGTACTCTCTCTCCTACGACCAGGAGGAATACTCGTGGACATGACCACATCTGATCCCACCCTTGCCGTCGAAATCGAAACTGCCGCCGCTGCTAAATCATGCTCCGCCGTTGATGCCCCCGTATCTGGTGGATACCGTGGAGCCTGCAACGCCGCACTGTCCATCTTCGCAGGTGGTGACCACGCAGTGGTAAACTCGCTATCACCTCTGTTTTCTCTATTGGGGAAAACCTACTATATGGGTGGGCCCGGGAAAGGGCAACACGCTAAATTGGGGAACCAAATCATCATAGCTTCAACAATGGTGGGAGTAGTGGAAGGTATGATTTACGCGCATAAGGCAAAACTTGATTTATCATTGTTTCTGGAGGCGATATCAAAAGGAGCAGCTGGATCAAAGAGTTTAGAATTGCATGGAGTGAGGATATTGAAAAGGGATTTAGAAGCAGGGTTTTATGTGGATCATTTTGTAAAGGATTTAGGGATTTGTTTAAAAGAGTGTGAAAAAATGGGGATATGTTTACCTGGGTTAGGATTAGCTCATCAATTGTATCTATCTTTGAAGGCACATGGAGAAGGAGGTTTAGGTACTCAAGCTCTTGTTTTGGCACTTGAGAGGCTTAATAATCTTTCTATAGCCTCCGACTCAACTTCTTAGTTGTTTTTCTttgtatattttcatttttaaattactaaactatgtgtgatatataaatgaatcataacctcaaacaaaaaaaaaaaaaaaaaaaaaaaaaaaagaatgaagcCAGCAGCTAGCGCAGGTAATTGATATGTACTGTAGTATTTAAGAAAGGATGATGGCATGATCCAGTAGAATACAAATGCCAAATGCAATCGTACCCTGTTTAGGTTCAATTATTAGATTGAACTATTAAACCATAAAATCTAAATATGTAGAATATTTTATAGTTGTACTGTATCTGTATGCAAAATATTTAGTTGCTGGCCTACCAAATCCTATTCTGTTTAaagattttatttataatgaaaTGATAATTATCAATTACAATCTTGAAGTTTAGTCATTTTAGAATAAACaactttgaaatttttttttacaaacacCAGCTTTTAAATTACCAAACAAGACATCGATATAGTTATTTTTTCGCATGACCTGCTAAATGACTGTgacttttaattaaattcattaaattAATGGTCTCATTATAAGgtcgtctcgtccaagaccagctAAAGAAAGAATACATAAAGGTGCAAATCAAATTTTATGATCTGTTTTTGCAGCTATAGCAATTGAACGAAATACATACAATGGCAATCTGGAATTAGCAAAGGGGTTTTATGTCCTCAAG of the Amaranthus tricolor cultivar Red isolate AtriRed21 chromosome 6, ASM2621246v1, whole genome shotgun sequence genome contains:
- the LOC130815824 gene encoding probable 3-hydroxyisobutyrate dehydrogenase-like 1, mitochondrial; this encodes MLFLRLPNSFFLLTKHSITSPPTRVFSTTQNHAMSTTTEKITPSTTRVGWIGTGIMGRSMCAHILKAGYKLTVFNRTISKAQSLIDQGAHLANSPAEVASQSDVVFTIVGFPSDVKSVTDGVLSLLRPGGILVDMTTSDPTLAVEIETAAAAKSCSAVDAPVSGGYRGACNAALSIFAGGDHAVVNSLSPLFSLLGKTYYMGGPGKGQHAKLGNQIIIASTMVGVVEGMIYAHKAKLDLSLFLEAISKGAAGSKSLELHGVRILKRDLEAGFYVDHFVKDLGICLKECEKMGICLPGLGLAHQLYLSLKAHGEGGLGTQALVLALERLNNLSIASDSTS